A stretch of Plasmodium chabaudi chabaudi strain AS genome assembly, chromosome: 14 DNA encodes these proteins:
- a CDS encoding ATP synthase subunit gamma, mitochondrial, putative, with product MNKMMETGRMVMRAKIFAYNNMIPEIGKRNFASDNLRSLSLRMKSIKSIQKITKAMKMVAASKFKGDQRRLENCKYFSTPLADIFNRLNQLEIHKKNEDLAIIAISSDKGLCGSVNSSISRICKKILENDQIDNELVNNISPNKISLYGIGEKIKSALSRLHSDKFEAVYSEYNKIPINFITCSYIAESILKKNHTNLLIIYNNFKSAISFDTKILSIFSQKQLNKINKKELATFEFEPELDYIFKDVYEFYFTSIIYNCIIENLASEQSARMTAMDNASSSATDMLGALSLKYNRARQSKITLELIEIISGANAL from the exons atgaacaaGATGATGGAAACAGGCAGAATGGTCATGCGTGCGAAGATTTTCgcttataataatatgatccCTGAAATTGGGAAAAGAAATTTTGCTAGTGACAACTTAAGGTCTTTATCCCTTCGTATGAAATCAATTAAATCAATCCAGAAAATAACAAAGGCTATGAAGATGGTTGCTGCTTCAAAATTTAAAGGCGATCAAAGAAGATTagaaaattgtaaatacTTTTCAACACCATTAgctgatatatttaatagatTAAACCAATTGGAAatccataaaaaaaacgaagatTTAGCTATAATAGCTATATCATCAGATAAAGGTTTATGTGGTAGTGTAAATTCATCGATATCAAGAATATGTAAAAAGattttagaaaatgatCAAATAGACAATGAActtgttaataatatttcaccaaataaaatatctttATATGGAATaggtgaaaaaataaaatccgCTTTAAGTAGATTACATAGTGATAAATTTGAAGCAGTGTATagtgaatataataagatACCAATCAATTTTATAACTTGTTCATATATTGCTGAatctattttaaaaaaaaatcatacaaatttacttatcatatataacaattttaaatctGCTATTTCATTTGATACGAAAATTTTAAGTATTTTTTCCCAAAAGcaattaaacaaaattaacaaaaaagagTTAGCGACTTTCGAATTCGAACCTGAACtcgattatatttttaaggaCGTTTAtgagttttattttacgtccataatatataattgcaTAATTGAAAACCTTGCCTCTGAGCAG TCTGCTAGAATGACAGCAATGGACAACGCCTCATCGAGTGCTACGGATATGCTCGGTGCTCTATCCCTAAAATATAACAGAGCCAGAcag TCGAAAATCACCCTAGAACTTATTGAAATTATATCTGGTGCCAATGccttataa